Proteins from a single region of Leucoraja erinacea ecotype New England unplaced genomic scaffold, Leri_hhj_1 Leri_627S, whole genome shotgun sequence:
- the LOC129694328 gene encoding gonadotropin-releasing hormone receptor-like, translated as MAVKSLLNGTLVEKSFFSPNERQFASAPNCSMNLPTLTSSGVIRVSVTFILLIFSVSSNVTFLVIQRRKRASRLKLLLHNLMAANLVETLVVMPMDGAWNITVQWVGGQFLCKALNFLKLFSMYCPALMMVLISLDRYLVITKPLASRAAGLHTGKYIIATTWLLSLLLALPQLWLFKMLHYTEPCTFSQCATLDSFQGQWDQTVYNFFTFAFLFIVPLFIMLICNFKIIIEMTKWLRPNANQIDLKQTRNGIPKARMKIMKMTIAFIISFMICWTPYYLLGIWHWFDPELHNKLPEPVNHFLFVFGLLNPCIDPLIYAYFS; from the exons ATGGCTGTAAAATCGCTGCTCAATGGAACCTTGGTGGAGAAGTCCTTCTTCAGCCCCAATGAGAGGCAGTTTGCCTCTGCCCCCAACTGTTCCATGAATCTGCCAACTCTCACCTCCTCTGGAGTTATCCGAGTGTCTGTCACCTTCATCCTTTTAATCTTCTCAGTCAGCAGCAACGTGACGTTCCTGGTGATCCAACGCAGGAAGAGAGCATCGCGCCTCAAGTTGCTGCTCCACAATCTGATGGCTGCCAACTTGGTGGAGACGCTGGTAGTCATGCCAATGGATGGTGCGTGGAATATCACCGTGCAGTGGGTCGGTGGCCAGTTCCTCTGCAAGGCCCTGAACTTCCTCAAGCTATTCTCCATGTACTGTCCTGCACTCATGATGGTGCTGATCAGCCTGGACCGATACCTGGTCATCACCAAACCCTTGGCAAGCAGGGCGGCAGGGCTCCACACTGGCAAGTACATCATCGCTACCACCTGGCTCCTCAGTCTGCTCTTGGCTTTGCCTCAG cTATGGCTCTTCAAAATGCTCCACTACACAGAACCCTGCACCTTCTCACAGTGTGCGACCCTCGATAGCTTTCAGGGGCAATGGGACCAGACAGTCTACAACTTCTTCACCTTCGCGTTCCTCTTCATTGTCCCGCTGTTCATCATGTTGATCTGTAACTTCAAAATCATCATTGAGATGACAAAATGGCTGCGTCCAAATGCCAACC AGATCGATCTGAAGCAGACAAGGAACGGAATTCCAAAAGCTCGCATGAAAATAATGAAAATGACCATTGCTTTTATCATTTCTTTCATGATCTGCTGGACTCCGTACTACCTGCTGGGAATCTGGCATTGGTTTGACCCAGAACTCCACAACAAGTTGCCTGAGCCAGTCAATCACTTCTTATTTGTCTTTGGGTTACTAAATCCATGCATTGACCCACTGATCTATGCATATTTTTCTTAA